A genome region from Brassica oleracea var. oleracea cultivar TO1000 chromosome C2, BOL, whole genome shotgun sequence includes the following:
- the LOC106324387 gene encoding glutathione S-transferase T2-like has protein sequence MTFCSSVPGSTRAKTQSWVMSKDQAHSGKELQPTLGQARKLKGPNEGSKPRESMHYKKRWQKINDLVCKFCGSFEATTREKTSGQNETDVVKKAHEIFYNNHQKKFNLEYAWMELRNDQKWCDLSSSKLEGIYRKRKVADAGAATEADECTSRPPGVKAAKARGKKSAVEEKGVSAFESIWTIKQADLASKERLSKMALLDRLFAKEGPLNEREEALKTRLIYELLAI, from the coding sequence ATGACATTTTGCTCATCAGTGCCTGGCTCAACACGAGCAAAGACCCAGTCGTGGGTAATGAGCAAAGATCAGGCGCATTCTGGAAAAGAATTGCAGCCTACTTTGGGGCAAGCCAGAAAGCTGAAGGGGCCAAATGAAGGGTCCAAACCGAGAGAGTCGATGCACTATAAGAAGCGGTGGCAGAAGATCAACGACCTCGTGTGCAAGTTTTGTGGCTCGTTTGAAGCTACAACAAGGGAGAAGACCAGCGGACAAAATGAAACTGATGTCGTAAAAAAAGCGCATGAGATCTTTTACAACAACCATCAAAAGAAGTTCAATCTCGAGTATGCGTGGATGGAGCTCCGAAACGATCAGAAATGGTGCGATCTTTCAAGCTCAAAACTGGAGGGAATCTATAGGAAGAGGAAGGTGGCCGATGCTGGAGCTGCAACTGAAGCTGATGAATGCACCAGTCGTCCACCAGGTGTAAAGGCAGCTAAGGCACGTGGTAAGAAGTCAGCAGTTGAGGAGAAGGGGGTGTCAGCCTTTGAGTCAATTTGGACCATCAAACAGGCTGATCTAGCCTCTAAAGAAAGGCTCTCCAAGATGGCTCTGCTTGACAGGCTGTTTGCAAAAGAAGGACCATTGAATGAGCGTGAAGAAGCCCTAAAGACCAGACTGATATATGAATTGTTGGCTATTTGA
- the LOC106324388 gene encoding ABC transporter A family member 11-like: protein MEPIFFLAFSMFGFVLQLGSLVTEKELKLRQAMTMMGVFDTAYWLSWLTWEGLLTFVSSLFLVLFGMMFQFDFFLKNSFFVVFLLFLFFQFNMISLAFVLSSFISKSSSATTVGFLVFLIGFITQIVSATGFPYSNAYPASRRAIWSLFPPNTFSAGLKLLLDATSTPASSGISWSERAVCEGGMSTCVLSIDIIYQWQVGTFLFWFVLAIYFDNIIPNASGVKKPIFYYLTPGYWTGKGGNKVEGIVSS, encoded by the exons ATGGAACCAATCTTTTTTCTTGCCTTCTCCATGTTTGGTTTTGTTCTCCAGCTCGGTTCTCTTGTTACCGAGAAAGAGCTAAAACTTCGTCAGGCAATGACAATGATGGGAGTTTTTGATACAGCTTATTGGTTATCATGGCTCACATGGGAAGGACTCCTTACATTTGTCTCCTCACTCTTCTTAGTCCTCTTTGGAATGATGTTCCAATTCGATTTTTTCTTGAAAAACAGTTTCTTCGTTGTCTTCCTACTTTTCTTGTTTTTTCAGTTTAATATG ATTAGCCTAGCGTTCGTGCTATCATCTTTCATTAGCAAATCATCTTCAGCTACAACTGTTGGTTTCCTTGTGTTTCTCATTGGCTTTATCACACAG ATTGTATCAGCTACTGGATTCCCTTACTCTAACGCTTATCCTGCTTCTCGCCGCGCGATTTGGTCACTCTTCCCACCCAACACTTTTTCTGCGGGCCTTAAGCTTCTTCTTGATGCAACTTCAACTCCAGCAAGTTCTGGAATTAGCTGGAGTGAAAGAGCTGTATGCGAAGGAGGCATGTCAACTTGTGTACTTTCAATT GATATTATCTACCAGTGGCAAGTCGGGACATTCCTTTTCTGGTTTGTTCTCGCCATCTACTTTGACAATATCATTCCCAACGCATCCGGTGTAAAAAAACCCATCTTCTATTATTTAACACCTGGTTACTGGACTGGTAAAGGAGGCAATAAAGTGGAAGGTATTGTCTCCTCATAG